TAATCCGAGTATTTTTATAGGTTTAATAAAATCCTACCAATTTAATCGGTAAATGTCAATCCTTTTGTAGGAAAAATTAAAATATTCTCGATAGTTATTCCCTAAATTGTCAAAAATAGTCACGAAAAAAGGGGTTTGTTCCAAGCCCCCCTATTTACTCCTATTTTCCTGTATCTTTTTCATAAAACCAATCGACTTGCGCTTCGTCCCAAAAAAGATTAGCAGAAACAGGAACATCCATTTGATCAAGTGCTATTTGTCGACGTATTTGATTTTTTACCTCTTTATAAGAATATTCTTTTTTAGGTACACGCTCATGTAAAAGATAAATCACATAGCCTTCCTCTGTTTTTAGCGGCTTCGTCCAATTTCCCGGCTTAAGCTGCTTTATTTTTGAAAAATTGCTAGGAGATATCCCTTCCTCTTCTTCCTTTACATAGCCAATTTTCCCACCTTGACTTCTAGAAAACTCATCAATCGATCGCTCCATTGCCAATGCCTCAAAACTGGACCCTTGCTTCAATTCTTTACTAGTTTGCTCTGCTTCTTTTTTCGTATGAACCATGATTTGTGATAATTCATAAGAGGTGGGGATAACAAATAATTCCTTGTTATCTTGATAATATTTTTTCATTTCTCTACTTGATACAGCTACGTCCTTCGTAAGTAATTCTTCAAGCAAAAGACTGAGCTTAATCTGTTCGCGCAGCTTTTCTTCTGTTTCATTTTGATTTTCCAAATAGGACGAAGTTTTGACTAGTGTTAATTCATGATCTATTTCTTTTTCACTGATGGTTATGTTGTATTTGTTTGCCATTTGGACAATAACCTTTTGATCGACTAGATCCTTTAATGCACTTTCTCCAAAACGATCTTCCATTTCGGTTAGCCATTCTTGGCGCGATATCTTTTCGTCTCCAATCGTGGCAACATATTCATCTTTTGTTTTTATAAACAGAACGGTAGCCGTAACAATGTTTAAGATGATAAGAGCTGCGATGATGATCAAGAGATGTTTATTTTTCACTTGCCTTCCTCCACTGCTTCTCCGTTATTGAGCTTGTTTATGTAATTCTTCTAGCTCTTCTTTTGAAAATTGGTAATACTCATTGCAAAAATGGCAGTGAACTTCTGCTTGCCCATCCTCTTCGATCATTTCAATAATTTCATGTTTCCCTAAACCTATTATCGCAACAGCAAATCGTTCTTTCGAACATTTACATGTAAAACTTACCGGGAGCGTCTCAAGAAATTTAACGTTACCTTCGCCTAAGACTTCTTCTAAAAGTTCTTCAGGGCTAAGACCTTTTTCAATCAAACTTGAAACAGTTGGCATTTTCTTTAGGCTTTCTTCTATCTTTGTAATCGTTTGATCATCGATATCGGGCATCAGCTGAATAATAAAGCCGCCAGCAGCTAAAATTGAATTGTCAGGATTGACTAATACTCCGACACCAACCGATGTAGGGACTTGTTCAGACGATGCAAAATAATACGTAAAATCTTCACCTAATTCTCCTGATACAAGCGGAACTTGACCAGAAAAGAAATCCTTCAATCCTAAATCTTTAACAACAGTAAGTGTGCCATCCTTGCCTACTGCCTTACCTACATTTAATTTACCTTGGGCATTTTGTTCAAAATGAATATGAGGATTCGTCACATAGCCACGGACCTCACCTTTTGTATTACTATCGACTAAAATCGGGCCAATCGGACCGCCGCCTTCGATTTTTATCGTTAACTTTGCATCATCCTTAAGCATAGCACCCATCATTGCACCTGCAGACAGGGTTCTGCCTAAAGCTGCTGATGCAATTGGCCAAGTTTGGTGACGTCTTTGCGCTTCCTGGACAGTTTCCGTTGATCGCACAGCATAGGCTCTCACCTTACCATCAAAAGCTAACGCCTTTACTAAATAATCGTTCATTCTTTTGCTCCTTCCTTCATGTTGCCATGTTTATTTCTTTAGGTTTTCCATATTGCGTTTATAAATTAGCTTTAGACCCTTTAATGTCAAAAATGGGTCCACGATATCAATAACATTCGATTCTTCAGCAATCAATGTAGCTAATCCACCTGTTGCAATGACTTTTGGCGTTACATTGCTCTGCGCCTTCATCCGCTGCACAATCCCTTCAACCTGACCAACGTAACCAAAAAGAATCCCAGATTGCATCGCAGACACTGTATTTTTTCCGATAATATCATCCTGGACGGGCAATTTCAATCCTTGGAAGTTTGGCAGCTCTTGAATAAAGCGCCTCTGTTGATATACCAATTCCAGGAGCAATCGCTCCACCCATATATTGATTTTGTTCATCTACATAGCAATATGTTGTCGCTGTTCCAAAATCAACAATGATTAATGGACTTCCATATTCATGGATTGCGGCAACAGCATTAACAATTCGATCTGCTCCGACTTCACGAGGATTTTCATACTTGATATTAAGACCTGTTTTAAGACCTGGTCCCACAACTACAGGCTTTACATGAAAGTATTTATTACACATCCGCTCGAGTGCAAACATAATTGGAGGAACGACAGAAGAAATAATAATGCCATTAATTTCTGAAAAAGAAAGATTAACATGATCAAACAATTCCTTGATCATCATTCCATATTCATCTTCCGTTTTATTGCGATTCGTTTCGATTCTCCAATGGTGCTTTAGTTCTTCATTGTCGTAAACACCAAGAACGATATTTGTATTGCCAACGTCAAAAACAAAAATCACCGTACTCACCACTTTACAAAAATTTAATTTTTATTTATTTCTATTTTGCATCATATCATACTTACCAATCTTCGTGAAAGGAAACGCAGGGAGCCTTTCGCTTGAGACCCACCAAAATTTAATGCTTTCTTTACTTGAAAAAAAGGCGCTCATCTTGAGCACCTTTTTTAAACATTAATCGATTTTATTATTAGAATTACTGTCAGCATCAACATTTTCATCTTGTTTAGATGAAATGTTAACCTTAACGTCGTCTATGCTCTTATTTTCAGAAGAACTTATTTTACGATCTGGTAATTTGCCGTGTTCCTTTAAGCTCATAATTTGTTCTGCATCAAGTGTTTCAACTTCCAATAACGTATTAGCGATTAAGTTAAGTAGTTCACGATTTTCAGTTAAAATCTTCCTAGCTTTTTCGTAGCAGTCTTTAATGAAACGCTGCATTTCTAAGTCAATTTCATAGGCAATCGCATCTGAATAGTTTTGCTCATTATTAATATCGCGACCAAGGAAAACTTGACCTTGGGCTTGACCAAATTGCATTGGTCCCAGCTTATCGCTCATACCGTATTCAGTAATCATTTTTCTAGCAATACCTGTTGCACGTTGGAAGTCATTATGGGCACCTGTACTTACGTCCCCAAAAACAATTTCTTCAGACACGCGGCCACCAAGTAAACCGGTAATCTTATCTAATAATTCAGGTTTTGTCATAAAGTAGCGATCTTCTCTAGGTAGCATAACCGCATACCCACCAGCTTGACCACGTGGTACAATCGTAACCTTATGTACCATATCAGCTTCATCTAAGATTAAACCGATAACAGTATGACCCGCTTCATGGAATGCAACAATTTTTCTTTCTTTTTCAGAAATGACTCGGCTCTTTTTAGCTGGACCTGCAATAACTCGGTCTGTTGCCTCATCAATATCTAACATATCAACCTTTTTCTTGTTACGACGAGCTGCAATTAAGGCAGCTTCATTCAAAAGGTTTTCTAAGTCTGCACCAGAGAATCCAGGCGTTCTTGTCGCAATTGCTCTAAGATTTACTGAATCATCTAAAGGTTTATTCCGTGCATGTACTTTTAAAACTGCTTCACGTCCATTTACATCTGGACGGTCTACCGTAATTTGACGGTCAAAACGACCAGGTCTAAGTAAGGCAGGATCTAAAATATCTGGACGGTTGGTTGCAGCAATGATAATGATTCCCTCATTTGCTCCGAACCCATCCATCTCAACTAATAATTGGTTTAGTGTTTGTTCACGCTCATCATGGCCGCCACCTAGTCCTGCGCCACGCTGACGTCCTACAGCATCAATCTCATCAATAAAGATAATACATGGAGAATTTTTCTTTGCATTCTCAAACAAATCACGAACACGGGATGCTCCGACCCCAACAAACATCTCAACAAAGTCAGATCCACTGATAGAGAAGAATGGCACTCCAGCTTCACCAGCAACAGCTCTTGCTAATAATGTTTTACCTGTTCCAGGTGGTCCAACTAATAGAACCCCTTTAGGGATACGCGCTCCTAATTCAGCAAATTTGCGGGGATCCTTTAAAAATTCAACCACTTCTACAAGCTCTTGCTTCTCTTCATCCGCTCCGGCAACATCCTTAAAGCGCACCTTTTTCTTCTCATCATTGTAAAGCTTAGCTTTACTTTTCCCAAAGTTCATTACACGGCTACCGCCACCTTGAGCTTGGTTCAATAAGAAGAAGAAGAGGATAAAGATAATGATAAACGGAATAATCGAAGTAAAGAATGTTACCCATCCGCTTGTTTCTTTAGCTGGCAGCACTTCAACCTTTGTTTTCGCTGCGGCTTTTTGAATTTGGGATAGTGATTCTTCACTGTTCCATACATAAGTTAAGAAATACTTGCCTTCATCATAACTCTTAAGTTGGCCTCGAACTTGATAAACACCACGTTCCGGCTGTAACGTAAGTGTGCTCACTTGACCATCTTCAAGATGTTGAATAAATTTATCATACGTTATATTCTCGGTTGGATCATTGTTTCCATTAAAGAAGCTAACTACGCCAATAATGACTAAAAATATCAATAAATAAAAGATGGTATTACGGAAGATCCGATTCAT
The DNA window shown above is from Bacillus sp. T3 and carries:
- the hslO gene encoding Hsp33 family molecular chaperone HslO; the protein is MNDYLVKALAFDGKVRAYAVRSTETVQEAQRRHQTWPIASAALGRTLSAGAMMGAMLKDDAKLTIKIEGGGPIGPILVDSNTKGEVRGYVTNPHIHFEQNAQGKLNVGKAVGKDGTLTVVKDLGLKDFFSGQVPLVSGELGEDFTYYFASSEQVPTSVGVGVLVNPDNSILAAGGFIIQLMPDIDDQTITKIEESLKKMPTVSSLIEKGLSPEELLEEVLGEGNVKFLETLPVSFTCKCSKERFAVAIIGLGKHEIIEMIEEDGQAEVHCHFCNEYYQFSKEELEELHKQAQ
- a CDS encoding peptidyl-prolyl cis-trans isomerase translates to MKNKHLLIIIAALIILNIVTATVLFIKTKDEYVATIGDEKISRQEWLTEMEDRFGESALKDLVDQKVIVQMANKYNITISEKEIDHELTLVKTSSYLENQNETEEKLREQIKLSLLLEELLTKDVAVSSREMKKYYQDNKELFVIPTSYELSQIMVHTKKEAEQTSKELKQGSSFEALAMERSIDEFSRSQGGKIGYVKEEEEGISPSNFSKIKQLKPGNWTKPLKTEEGYVIYLLHERVPKKEYSYKEVKNQIRRQIALDQMDVPVSANLFWDEAQVDWFYEKDTGK
- the ftsH gene encoding ATP-dependent zinc metalloprotease FtsH, producing the protein MNRIFRNTIFYLLIFLVIIGVVSFFNGNNDPTENITYDKFIQHLEDGQVSTLTLQPERGVYQVRGQLKSYDEGKYFLTYVWNSEESLSQIQKAAAKTKVEVLPAKETSGWVTFFTSIIPFIIIFILFFFLLNQAQGGGSRVMNFGKSKAKLYNDEKKKVRFKDVAGADEEKQELVEVVEFLKDPRKFAELGARIPKGVLLVGPPGTGKTLLARAVAGEAGVPFFSISGSDFVEMFVGVGASRVRDLFENAKKNSPCIIFIDEIDAVGRQRGAGLGGGHDEREQTLNQLLVEMDGFGANEGIIIIAATNRPDILDPALLRPGRFDRQITVDRPDVNGREAVLKVHARNKPLDDSVNLRAIATRTPGFSGADLENLLNEAALIAARRNKKKVDMLDIDEATDRVIAGPAKKSRVISEKERKIVAFHEAGHTVIGLILDEADMVHKVTIVPRGQAGGYAVMLPREDRYFMTKPELLDKITGLLGGRVSEEIVFGDVSTGAHNDFQRATGIARKMITEYGMSDKLGPMQFGQAQGQVFLGRDINNEQNYSDAIAYEIDLEMQRFIKDCYEKARKILTENRELLNLIANTLLEVETLDAEQIMSLKEHGKLPDRKISSSENKSIDDVKVNISSKQDENVDADSNSNNKID